Proteins encoded by one window of Lathyrus oleraceus cultivar Zhongwan6 chromosome 1, CAAS_Psat_ZW6_1.0, whole genome shotgun sequence:
- the LOC127125918 gene encoding uncharacterized protein LOC127125918, with product MCPLRFILVFFSAVLAGYYAWKTAFSSPKIDLASDDSIEEENSSFKKEDFGFKKMIQNGFWGFVDMASGRYLWRNLRQTDKDIELKSS from the exons ATGTGTCCTTTAAGGTTCATTTTGGTGTTCTTCTCTGCTGTTCTGGCTGGTTACTATGCATGGAAAACAGCTTTTTCTTCACCAAAGATTGATTTGGCTTCTGATGATTCAATTGAAGAAGAaaattcatctttcaagaaagAGGATTTTGGTTTCAAAAAG ATGATTCAAAATGGATTTTGGGGTTTTGTTGACATGGCTAGTGGAAGGTATTTATGGAGAAATTTGAGGCAAACAGACAAGGATATTGAATTGAAGAGCTCTTAG